From the genome of Streptomyces sp. NBC_01341, one region includes:
- a CDS encoding roadblock/LC7 domain-containing protein, with protein MSQAAQNLNWLITNFVDNTPGVSHTVVVSADGLLLAMSEGFPRDRADQLAAVASGLTSLTAGASRIFEGGAVSQTVVEMERGFLFLMSISDGSSLAVLAHPDADIGLVGYEMALLVDRAGTVLTPDLRAELQGSLLH; from the coding sequence ATGAGTCAGGCCGCGCAGAATCTGAACTGGCTGATCACCAACTTCGTGGACAACACCCCAGGGGTGTCGCACACGGTGGTGGTCTCCGCGGATGGCCTGCTGCTGGCGATGTCCGAAGGTTTCCCGCGCGACCGCGCCGATCAGCTGGCGGCCGTCGCGTCCGGTCTGACGTCGCTGACGGCAGGGGCCTCCCGGATCTTCGAAGGCGGCGCCGTGAGCCAGACGGTCGTGGAGATGGAGAGGGGTTTCCTCTTCCTCATGTCCATCTCCGACGGATCGTCACTCGCCGTCCTCGCCCATCCGGACGCGGACATCGGTCTGGTCGGGTACGAGATGGCCCTTCTCGTCGACCGCGCGGGGACCGTCCTCACCCCGGATCTCCGCGCCGAGCTACAAGGCAGTCTGCTCCACTAG
- a CDS encoding DUF742 domain-containing protein, whose amino-acid sequence MTPPPASPDPYGALHHASYDGEGDQPLVRPYAMTGGRTRPRYQLAIEALVSTTADPAHLGTLLPEHQRICHLCREVKSVAEVSALLSMPLGVARILVADLAEAGMVAIHQPGNGEAGGAPDVTLLERVLSGLRKL is encoded by the coding sequence ATGACCCCGCCACCCGCCTCACCGGATCCGTACGGCGCACTGCACCACGCGTCGTACGACGGTGAAGGCGACCAGCCGCTGGTCCGTCCGTACGCAATGACCGGCGGCCGGACCCGGCCGCGTTACCAGCTCGCCATAGAGGCGCTGGTCAGCACCACGGCAGACCCCGCTCACCTCGGGACGCTGCTCCCCGAGCACCAGCGGATCTGCCACCTCTGCCGTGAGGTCAAGTCGGTGGCCGAGGTCTCGGCCCTGCTCTCCATGCCCCTGGGTGTGGCGCGGATCCTCGTGGCAGACCTGGCGGAAGCCGGCATGGTGGCCATCCACCAGCCGGGCAATGGAGAGGCCGGCGGCGCGCCGGATGTGACACTGCTCGAAAGGGTGCTCAGTGGACTTCGCAAGCTCTAG
- a CDS encoding GTP-binding protein, whose protein sequence is MDFASSSGGTARATTSAKIVVAGGFGVGKTTFVGAVSEINPLRTEAVMTSASAGIDDLTHTGDKTTTTVAMDFGRITLDQDLILYLFGTPGQDRFWFMWDDLVRGAIGAVVLVDTRRLADCFPAVDYFENSGLPFVIALNGFDGHQPYTPDEVREALQIGPDAPIITTDARHRADAKSGLITLVEHALMARLK, encoded by the coding sequence GTGGACTTCGCAAGCTCTAGCGGCGGTACGGCCCGCGCCACCACCTCGGCGAAGATCGTGGTGGCAGGGGGCTTCGGCGTGGGTAAGACCACGTTTGTCGGTGCCGTCTCGGAGATCAACCCGCTGCGCACCGAAGCCGTGATGACGTCCGCGTCAGCGGGCATCGACGACCTGACCCACACCGGGGACAAGACCACGACCACCGTGGCCATGGACTTCGGACGCATCACCCTGGACCAGGACCTGATCCTCTACCTGTTCGGCACCCCCGGACAGGACCGCTTCTGGTTCATGTGGGACGACCTGGTCCGCGGCGCCATCGGCGCCGTCGTCCTCGTCGACACCCGCCGCCTCGCCGACTGCTTCCCCGCAGTCGACTACTTCGAGAACAGCGGCCTCCCCTTCGTCATCGCGCTCAACGGCTTCGACGGACACCAGCCCTACACCCCCGACGAGGTACGCGAAGCACTCCAGATCGGCCCCGACGCGCCGATCATCACGACGGACGCCCGCCACCGCGCGGACGCCAAGAGCGGCCTGATCACCCTGGTCGAGCACGCCCTCATGGCTCGGCTGAAGTAG
- a CDS encoding sensor histidine kinase has product MRRSNEGSAAQPERGNFTPPRAAVSPSVTSEAEPAGGSTSRLSPRNWRVPTRLNAILLIPALVGLVMGGFQVKGSVDTWNEAQDAEKTALVVRAAGEYGQALLNERDLTAQPLLSNKRAASEVEEVRATTDAAAAKFAEAVQDMPDKEGLDRRLKLFKVEEPLLPELRKAAYAEAMDPVKTEEGYTKVQHSLMEFSNELGLGTGNITSYGRTVYAIELAKAAESLQRSIGMHLLVRPSQEERNFNGQVTAFSSYNYLEQIALGEFISGGTGADAARLKEVMAGKAAEGAEQLKAAKAQAKAAGKPFVSPPSIDGSVFDGMAQQIGQGKQPDELKAKGITPETWMAAATAKFDGYTTVENELVDKAVTEAAEISTDARNDAIVNAAIVIIALLAAFIIAGLMARQMSRSMRQLRTAAFGIAEQRLPMLVDQLSRTEPGRVDTRVQPIPINSQDEIGEVARAFDQVHREAVRLAAEQAMLRGNVNAIFTNLSRRNQSLIEGQLTLITDLENNEADPDQLEILFKLDHLATRMRRNGENLLVLAGEEPGRRWNQPVPLVDVLRAASSEVESYERIELTGVPESEIHGQAVTDLVHLLAELLENATTFSSPQTKVRVTATRLPDGRVMVEIHDKGIGLTAEDFADINHKLANPPTVDAAVSQRMGLFVVGRLADRHGIRVQLRPSGEQAGTTSLVMLPDPITHGGGGDSSPEGDFTVSSIIPEQQQATAFDPMPQPLPMRTAAELGFDDSRYDTPAADSPQLDPVNRSLMREERRAALEAQAGGERPDFQGNGAAQQQGFPQEAQQQGFPQGQYAQGQYASEQYGQGQQEYAQQPAYEAGYEPYAAGNGYQEPQQNGYAESAYPTQGGSQEQYSDQFAPPGDQSQQGEWAAQGSYQGAFEPQVQAQTESAPSPPAEEAERVGFDRPGPTPSPGHDLTEAGLPRRGAGQQHWQPTGRGNDQPALPAQRPQPEVPEQQTETSDGNGEDWRSANDERWERAEKLRDPKAGGITPSGLPRRVPKANLVEGTAEQTQQGGPQVSRAPEDVRGRLSNLRRGVQRGRTAGSDTSNTYNQER; this is encoded by the coding sequence GTGAGGCGAAGCAACGAGGGCTCCGCAGCGCAGCCGGAGCGGGGCAACTTCACCCCTCCGCGCGCCGCGGTGTCGCCTTCGGTCACGTCCGAGGCGGAGCCGGCGGGGGGCAGCACCAGCCGGCTGTCACCGCGCAACTGGCGGGTGCCCACCCGGCTGAACGCGATTCTCCTGATACCCGCGCTGGTCGGCCTGGTCATGGGCGGATTCCAGGTGAAGGGGTCGGTCGACACCTGGAACGAAGCCCAGGACGCCGAGAAGACGGCACTGGTCGTCCGCGCGGCCGGGGAGTACGGACAGGCGCTGCTGAACGAGCGAGACCTCACCGCCCAGCCGCTGCTGTCCAACAAGCGCGCCGCTTCCGAGGTCGAGGAGGTGCGTGCCACCACCGACGCCGCCGCCGCGAAGTTCGCCGAAGCCGTGCAGGACATGCCGGACAAGGAAGGGCTCGACCGCCGCCTGAAGCTGTTCAAGGTGGAGGAGCCGCTCCTCCCCGAGCTGCGCAAGGCCGCCTACGCCGAGGCCATGGACCCGGTGAAGACGGAAGAGGGCTACACCAAGGTCCAGCACTCGCTCATGGAGTTCTCCAACGAGCTCGGCCTGGGCACCGGCAACATCACGAGCTACGGCCGGACCGTGTACGCGATCGAGCTGGCCAAGGCCGCAGAATCGCTTCAGCGCTCGATCGGCATGCACCTGCTGGTTCGGCCGAGCCAGGAGGAACGCAACTTCAACGGCCAGGTCACGGCGTTCAGCTCGTACAACTACCTGGAACAGATCGCCCTCGGCGAGTTCATCTCCGGAGGCACGGGGGCGGACGCTGCCCGCCTCAAGGAGGTCATGGCCGGCAAGGCCGCCGAGGGGGCCGAGCAGCTGAAGGCCGCCAAGGCCCAGGCGAAGGCCGCCGGGAAGCCCTTCGTCTCGCCCCCGAGCATCGACGGTTCGGTGTTCGACGGCATGGCGCAGCAGATCGGGCAGGGCAAGCAGCCCGACGAGCTGAAGGCCAAGGGCATCACGCCCGAGACCTGGATGGCCGCGGCCACCGCGAAGTTCGACGGTTACACCACGGTCGAGAACGAGCTCGTCGACAAGGCGGTGACCGAGGCGGCGGAGATCTCCACCGACGCCAGGAACGACGCCATCGTCAACGCCGCGATCGTGATCATCGCGCTGCTGGCGGCCTTCATCATCGCCGGACTCATGGCCCGCCAGATGAGCCGCTCGATGCGCCAGCTGCGTACGGCCGCCTTCGGCATCGCCGAGCAGAGGCTCCCGATGCTCGTCGACCAGCTGTCGCGGACCGAGCCCGGCCGGGTGGACACCCGGGTACAGCCCATCCCGATCAACAGCCAGGACGAGATCGGCGAGGTCGCCCGCGCCTTCGACCAGGTCCACCGCGAGGCGGTCCGGCTCGCGGCCGAGCAGGCCATGCTCCGGGGCAACGTCAACGCGATCTTCACCAACCTCTCGCGCCGCAACCAGTCGCTCATCGAGGGCCAGTTGACCCTCATCACCGATCTGGAGAACAACGAGGCGGACCCGGACCAGCTGGAGATCCTCTTCAAGCTGGACCACCTGGCCACGCGTATGCGCCGCAACGGCGAGAACCTCCTCGTCCTCGCGGGCGAGGAGCCCGGCCGCCGCTGGAACCAGCCGGTTCCGCTGGTGGACGTGCTGCGTGCCGCCTCGTCCGAGGTCGAGTCCTACGAGCGCATCGAGCTCACCGGCGTGCCGGAGAGCGAGATCCACGGCCAGGCCGTGACCGACCTCGTGCACCTGCTGGCCGAGCTGCTGGAGAACGCGACCACCTTCTCCTCACCGCAGACCAAGGTCCGCGTCACCGCGACCCGGCTGCCTGACGGGCGGGTCATGGTCGAGATCCACGACAAGGGCATCGGCCTCACCGCCGAGGACTTCGCGGACATCAACCACAAGCTGGCCAACCCGCCGACCGTGGACGCCGCGGTGTCCCAGCGCATGGGTCTGTTCGTGGTCGGCCGGCTTGCCGACCGGCACGGCATCCGTGTCCAGCTGCGCCCCTCGGGCGAGCAGGCGGGCACCACGTCGCTGGTCATGCTGCCGGACCCCATCACCCACGGTGGTGGTGGCGACTCCTCGCCCGAGGGGGACTTCACCGTCTCCTCGATCATTCCGGAGCAACAGCAGGCAACCGCGTTCGACCCCATGCCGCAGCCGCTTCCGATGCGTACGGCGGCGGAGCTCGGCTTCGACGACTCCCGCTACGACACCCCTGCGGCGGACTCCCCGCAGCTGGACCCGGTCAACCGTTCGCTGATGCGTGAGGAGCGGCGTGCCGCTCTGGAGGCGCAGGCCGGTGGCGAGCGCCCGGACTTCCAGGGCAACGGCGCCGCACAGCAGCAGGGCTTCCCGCAGGAGGCGCAGCAGCAGGGCTTCCCGCAGGGTCAGTACGCCCAGGGGCAGTACGCATCCGAGCAGTACGGCCAGGGGCAGCAGGAGTACGCGCAGCAGCCCGCCTACGAGGCCGGCTACGAGCCGTACGCCGCGGGGAACGGGTACCAGGAGCCGCAGCAGAACGGTTATGCGGAATCCGCGTACCCGACCCAGGGCGGCTCCCAGGAGCAGTACTCCGATCAGTTCGCACCGCCGGGTGATCAGTCCCAGCAGGGCGAATGGGCGGCTCAGGGTTCCTACCAGGGTGCCTTCGAGCCCCAGGTGCAGGCCCAAACGGAATCTGCGCCGAGCCCTCCCGCCGAAGAGGCGGAGCGCGTAGGCTTCGACCGCCCGGGACCCACCCCCAGCCCCGGTCACGATCTGACCGAAGCGGGTCTCCCGCGCCGTGGTGCGGGCCAGCAGCACTGGCAGCCGACCGGCCGCGGAAACGATCAGCCTGCGCTGCCGGCGCAGCGGCCGCAGCCGGAGGTTCCGGAGCAGCAGACGGAGACCTCCGACGGCAACGGCGAGGACTGGCGTTCGGCGAACGACGAACGCTGGGAGCGGGCCGAGAAGCTCCGGGATCCGAAGGCGGGCGGGATCACCCCGTCCGGACTCCCCCGGCGCGTGCCCAAGGCCAATCTGGTCGAGGGCACTGCGGAGCAGACCCAGCAGGGCGGCCCCCAGGTCTCCCGCGCTCCGGAGGACGTGCGGGGCAGGTTGAGCAACCTGCGCCGCGGGGTCCAGCGGGGACGTACCGCGGGGTCGGACACAAGTAATACCTACAACCAGGAGCGTTAG
- a CDS encoding roadblock/LC7 domain-containing protein, whose translation MSQAAQNLNWLITNFVDSTPGVSHTVVVSADGLLLAMSEGFPRDRADQLAAVASGLTSLTAGASRIFEGGAVNQTVVEMERGFLFLMSISDGSSLAVLAHPDADIGLVGYEMALLVDRAGSVLTPDLRAELQGSLLN comes from the coding sequence ATGAGCCAGGCGGCGCAGAATCTGAACTGGTTGATCACCAACTTCGTGGACAGCACCCCCGGGGTGTCCCACACTGTGGTGGTCTCCGCCGACGGACTCCTGCTGGCGATGTCCGAAGGTTTCCCGCGCGACCGCGCCGATCAGCTGGCGGCCGTCGCCTCCGGTCTGACATCGCTGACGGCGGGTGCTTCCAGGATCTTCGAAGGCGGTGCCGTAAATCAGACCGTTGTGGAGATGGAGCGAGGATTTCTCTTCCTCATGTCCATCTCCGACGGATCCTCACTCGCCGTCCTCGCCCACCCGGACGCCGATATTGGCCTGGTTGGATACGAAATGGCACTTCTCGTAGACCGTGCAGGAAGTGTCCTCACCCCGGATCTCCGCGCCGAGCTGCAGGGAAGTCTTCTTAACTAA
- a CDS encoding DUF742 domain-containing protein encodes MATPTGGHPYEGGQRVPGEQGDNRFNAPSMPGRQGPQDPYQPYQPYQQSQQGGDWQQQPDPGWPQQQPPYQQPQHEQRPPQRYEAPPSRIQPVQRQEPAPEKPSAHNPLVRPYAMTGGRTRPRYQLAIEALVSTTADPARLQGQLPEHQRICRLCIEIKSVAEISALLSIPLGVARILVADLAEAGLVAIHQPGGDEAAGGQPAVTLLERVLSGLRKL; translated from the coding sequence GTGGCAACACCCACAGGCGGACACCCGTACGAGGGCGGTCAGCGGGTCCCGGGTGAGCAGGGTGACAACCGTTTCAACGCCCCCTCCATGCCCGGCAGACAGGGTCCGCAAGACCCTTACCAGCCGTATCAGCCCTACCAGCAGTCCCAGCAGGGCGGCGACTGGCAGCAGCAGCCCGATCCCGGGTGGCCGCAGCAGCAGCCTCCGTACCAGCAGCCGCAGCACGAACAGCGGCCGCCGCAGCGGTACGAGGCGCCGCCGTCCCGCATCCAGCCCGTCCAGCGGCAGGAGCCCGCGCCCGAGAAGCCCTCGGCGCACAACCCGCTGGTCCGTCCGTACGCCATGACCGGCGGCCGGACCCGGCCGCGTTACCAGCTCGCCATCGAGGCACTGGTCAGCACCACGGCCGATCCGGCCCGGCTGCAAGGGCAGTTGCCCGAGCACCAGCGGATCTGCCGGCTCTGCATCGAGATCAAGTCGGTGGCCGAGATCTCGGCCCTGCTCTCGATCCCACTCGGCGTTGCCCGGATCCTCGTCGCCGACCTGGCAGAGGCCGGACTCGTCGCTATTCATCAGCCCGGCGGCGACGAGGCCGCCGGCGGCCAACCAGCCGTGACACTGCTCGAAAGGGTGCTCAGTGGACTTCGCAAGCTCTAG
- a CDS encoding GTP-binding protein has protein sequence MDFASSSGGAARSTTSAKIVVAGGFGVGKTTFVGAVSEINPLRTEAVMTSASAGIDDLTHTGDKTTTTVAMDFGRITLDQDLILYLFGTPGQDRFWFMWDDLVRGAIGAVVLVDTRRLADCFPAVDYFENSGLPFVIALNGFDGHQPYTPDEVREALQIGPDTPILTTDARHRADAKSALITLVEHALMARLR, from the coding sequence GTGGACTTCGCAAGCTCTAGCGGCGGAGCAGCCCGCTCCACTACCTCGGCGAAGATCGTGGTGGCAGGGGGCTTCGGCGTGGGTAAGACCACGTTTGTCGGTGCCGTCTCGGAGATCAACCCGCTGCGCACCGAAGCCGTGATGACGTCCGCATCGGCGGGCATCGACGACCTGACCCACACCGGGGACAAGACCACGACCACCGTGGCCATGGACTTCGGACGCATCACCCTGGACCAGGACCTGATCCTCTACCTGTTCGGCACCCCCGGACAGGACCGCTTCTGGTTCATGTGGGACGACCTGGTCCGCGGCGCCATCGGCGCCGTCGTCCTCGTCGACACCCGCCGCCTCGCCGACTGCTTCCCCGCAGTCGACTACTTCGAGAACAGCGGCCTCCCCTTCGTCATCGCGCTCAACGGCTTCGACGGACACCAGCCCTACACCCCCGACGAGGTACGCGAAGCACTCCAGATCGGCCCGGACACTCCGATCCTGACGACGGACGCCCGCCACCGCGCGGACGCCAAGAGCGCTCTGATCACCCTGGTCGAGCACGCCCTCATGGCCCGTCTGCGCTGA
- a CDS encoding acyl-CoA carboxylase subunit epsilon yields the protein MSATPADSVLRVEKGQAGPEELAAITAVLLARAAGRADVPARRGRDTAGWRRLERTPGFRAPHSWQG from the coding sequence ATGAGCGCCACCCCCGCCGATTCGGTCCTGCGCGTCGAGAAGGGCCAGGCCGGCCCCGAGGAGCTCGCCGCCATCACCGCGGTCCTGCTCGCCCGGGCGGCCGGCCGTGCCGACGTACCCGCCCGCCGTGGCCGTGACACGGCCGGATGGCGCCGGCTGGAGCGCACCCCCGGCTTCCGCGCTCCGCACAGCTGGCAGGGCTGA
- a CDS encoding acyl-CoA carboxylase subunit beta: protein MTVVDEIPGEPSDTRGRVAELLSLREQARRGPSDRATEAQHAKGKLTARERIALLLDEGSFKEVEQLRRHRATGFGLETKKPYTDGVITGWGTVDGRTVFVYAHDFRIFGGALGEAHATKIHKIMDMAISAGAPLVSLNDGAGARIQEGVSALAGYGGIFQRNTRASGVIPQISVMLGPCAGGAAYSPALTDFVFMVRETSQMFITGPDVVKAVTGEEITQNGLGGADVHAETSGVAHFAYDDEETCIAEVRYLIGMLPSNNRENPPVHPSDDPADRRGDVLLDLVPADGNRPYDMHKVIEELVDDGDFLEIHERWARNIVCALARLDGQVVGIVANQPQALAGVLDIEASEKAARFVQMCDAFNIPLVTLLDVPGFLPGVDQEHGGIIRHGAKLLYAYCNATVPRISLILRKAYGGAYIVMDSQSIGADLTYAWPTNEIAVMGAEGAANVIFRRQIADAEDPEAMRARMVKEYKAELMHPYYAAERGLVDDVIDPAETREVLIASLAMLRNKHADLPSRKHGNPPQ, encoded by the coding sequence ATGACCGTTGTGGACGAAATCCCGGGCGAGCCGAGCGACACGCGTGGCCGCGTGGCCGAACTTCTGTCGCTGCGCGAGCAGGCCCGGCGTGGACCGAGCGACCGGGCGACCGAGGCGCAGCACGCCAAGGGCAAGCTGACGGCCCGCGAGCGCATCGCGCTGCTGCTGGACGAGGGATCGTTCAAGGAGGTCGAGCAGCTTCGCCGGCACCGGGCGACCGGATTCGGCCTGGAGACCAAGAAGCCGTACACCGACGGTGTCATCACCGGCTGGGGCACGGTCGACGGCCGGACGGTGTTCGTCTACGCCCACGACTTCCGCATCTTCGGCGGCGCGCTGGGCGAGGCCCACGCCACGAAGATCCACAAGATCATGGACATGGCCATCTCGGCCGGTGCCCCGCTGGTCTCGCTGAACGACGGCGCGGGCGCCCGCATCCAGGAGGGCGTGTCCGCGCTCGCCGGATACGGCGGGATCTTCCAGCGCAACACCCGGGCCTCCGGCGTCATCCCGCAGATCTCGGTGATGCTCGGCCCGTGCGCGGGCGGTGCCGCCTACAGCCCGGCACTCACCGACTTCGTCTTCATGGTCCGTGAGACCTCGCAGATGTTCATCACCGGTCCGGATGTCGTCAAGGCGGTCACCGGCGAGGAGATCACCCAGAACGGCCTCGGCGGCGCCGATGTGCACGCCGAGACCTCGGGCGTCGCGCACTTCGCGTACGACGACGAGGAGACCTGCATCGCCGAGGTCCGCTACCTCATCGGGATGCTGCCCTCCAACAACCGGGAGAACCCGCCGGTCCACCCGAGCGACGACCCGGCCGACCGGCGCGGCGACGTCCTGCTGGACCTGGTGCCGGCCGACGGCAACCGCCCGTACGACATGCACAAGGTCATCGAGGAGCTCGTCGACGACGGCGACTTCCTGGAGATCCACGAGCGCTGGGCCCGCAACATCGTCTGCGCCCTGGCGCGGCTCGACGGCCAGGTCGTCGGCATCGTGGCCAACCAGCCGCAGGCCCTCGCGGGTGTCCTGGACATCGAAGCGTCCGAGAAGGCCGCGCGATTCGTCCAGATGTGCGATGCGTTCAACATCCCCCTCGTCACTCTGCTGGACGTACCCGGCTTCCTGCCCGGCGTCGATCAGGAGCACGGTGGGATCATCCGCCACGGTGCGAAGCTCCTGTACGCGTACTGCAACGCGACCGTGCCGAGGATCTCGCTGATCCTGCGCAAGGCCTACGGAGGCGCGTACATCGTCATGGACAGCCAGTCCATCGGTGCGGACCTCACCTACGCCTGGCCGACCAACGAGATCGCGGTGATGGGCGCGGAAGGTGCCGCCAACGTCATCTTCCGCCGCCAGATCGCGGACGCCGAGGACCCCGAGGCCATGCGTGCCCGCATGGTCAAGGAGTACAAGGCCGAACTGATGCACCCCTACTACGCGGCCGAGCGCGGCCTGGTCGACGACGTCATCGACCCCGCCGAGACGCGCGAGGTGCTGATCGCCTCGCTCGCGATGCTCCGCAACAAGCACGCCGACCTGCCGTCCCGCAAGCACGGCAACCCGCCGCAGTAG
- a CDS encoding glycoside hydrolase family 64 protein produces the protein MFLTGAAASATALTYPVWGSALSPRTSAAPATCELALENRSLPGTVRAYVTGHEQGTDRWVLLRPDGGVYRPDSPGAPQTPLPVDCAIPLKAAGAGPVVLTLPQMYGARVYFVRDDKLDFYLNPGPSLVEPAFATATDPNYGRTWSFCEFTFNPQQLYANISYVDLVTALPIGLTLEGDATHTVAPLPDGAVQRIADDLTAQAAADGQPWDKLVTRGQDGKVLRVVSPQNLMAPFFDRPDQMPFRDLFTAQIDQVWEKYRSTDLRIDLQGGRGTLAGRVSGDTLTFEGGHTFAKPTSKDIFTCNHGPFTNNPGDSDDKKALLARIAAGFNRSIMLSHPQQPNGTTVADYYRGGVTNHWSRVVHANSPIGYAFPYDDVRPDGEPDVSGAAHDGNPRRFTVSVGS, from the coding sequence ATGTTCCTGACGGGCGCCGCCGCCTCCGCGACCGCGCTCACCTACCCGGTCTGGGGCAGCGCCCTCAGCCCGCGCACCTCGGCCGCCCCGGCGACCTGCGAACTGGCCCTGGAGAACCGCTCGTTGCCCGGCACCGTGCGCGCGTACGTCACCGGCCACGAACAGGGCACCGACCGCTGGGTCCTGCTCCGCCCGGACGGCGGCGTCTACCGCCCCGACTCCCCCGGCGCCCCGCAGACGCCCCTGCCGGTGGACTGCGCCATCCCGCTCAAGGCCGCCGGTGCCGGCCCGGTCGTCCTGACGCTGCCGCAGATGTACGGAGCGCGCGTCTACTTCGTGCGCGACGACAAGCTGGACTTCTACCTGAACCCGGGCCCGTCCCTGGTCGAGCCCGCCTTCGCGACGGCGACGGACCCCAACTACGGGCGCACCTGGTCGTTCTGCGAGTTCACCTTCAACCCCCAGCAGCTGTACGCCAACATCAGCTACGTCGACCTGGTGACGGCGCTGCCGATCGGCCTGACCCTGGAGGGCGACGCGACGCACACCGTGGCGCCTCTTCCGGACGGCGCGGTCCAGCGCATCGCGGACGACCTGACGGCCCAGGCGGCAGCCGACGGACAGCCCTGGGACAAGCTGGTCACCCGGGGCCAGGACGGCAAGGTACTGCGGGTCGTCTCCCCGCAGAACCTGATGGCGCCGTTCTTCGACCGGCCCGACCAGATGCCGTTCCGCGACCTGTTCACCGCGCAGATCGACCAGGTCTGGGAGAAGTACCGCTCCACCGATCTGCGGATAGACCTGCAGGGCGGCCGGGGCACCCTCGCGGGCCGGGTCAGCGGCGACACGCTGACCTTCGAGGGCGGGCACACCTTCGCGAAGCCGACGTCGAAGGACATCTTCACCTGCAACCACGGGCCCTTCACGAACAACCCGGGTGACTCCGACGACAAGAAGGCCCTGCTCGCCAGGATCGCAGCGGGCTTCAACCGGTCGATCATGCTCAGCCACCCCCAGCAGCCCAACGGGACCACGGTCGCGGACTACTACAGGGGCGGTGTGACGAACCACTGGTCACGCGTCGTCCACGCGAACTCCCCCATCGGATACGCGTTCCCCTACGACGACGTGCGCCCCGACGGTGAACCGGACGTCTCGGGTGCCGCGCATGACGGGAACCCGCGCCGCTTCACGGTGAGCGTCGGCTCCTGA
- a CDS encoding metal-dependent hydrolase family protein has translation MPSPDESPAGDTGDLVLLRDLRLIDGTGAAPVPDAALLIEGTTIRWAGPAALLPADLPPAGRLGLGGRTVCPGFIDAHVHFALPGPAGNPLQGLYELPTYRTLKVLDRLRVTLENGVTTARDLMGLDAGFRQAVAERRIAGPRLLVSVTMLSQRAGHADFTLASGIDGLAVAVTFPETPPSLVGSVDDMRARVRDLVAAGTDCVKLATSGGVTSPHDQPDWLGLRPEMIRAAVEEAGAYGGLPVAAHAIGRPGIEAAVRSGVTSVEHGYALDDDLRAEMVDRGQYLVPTLLETTQDLDPARTSPSAYEKGVRWHRIAQESVARSAAAGVRIAMGTDSGLAVGHGQNLRELGLLVDLGGLTPMAAIVSATGEAARLCGVGELTGTLEAGKAADLVVTDVDPLTDIAALGEPSHILAVVKEGRIAIDRAGVLGTGVLPALLH, from the coding sequence ATGCCCTCACCCGACGAATCGCCCGCCGGAGACACCGGTGACCTGGTACTCCTCCGGGACCTGCGCCTGATCGACGGAACGGGGGCCGCGCCCGTACCGGATGCCGCGCTGCTGATCGAGGGAACGACGATCCGGTGGGCCGGCCCTGCCGCACTGCTGCCGGCGGACCTCCCACCGGCCGGACGGCTGGGCCTGGGCGGACGGACCGTGTGTCCCGGTTTCATCGACGCCCATGTGCACTTCGCCCTGCCGGGCCCCGCGGGCAATCCCCTCCAGGGCCTGTACGAGCTGCCGACCTACCGGACGCTGAAGGTGCTGGACCGGCTGCGCGTCACGCTGGAGAACGGGGTGACGACAGCGCGGGACCTGATGGGCCTGGACGCCGGATTCCGGCAGGCCGTCGCGGAGCGGAGGATCGCCGGGCCCCGGCTGCTGGTCTCCGTCACCATGCTCAGCCAGCGGGCCGGTCATGCCGACTTCACTCTTGCCTCGGGGATCGACGGACTCGCGGTCGCCGTCACCTTCCCGGAGACCCCGCCCAGCCTGGTCGGGTCCGTCGACGACATGCGGGCCAGAGTCCGTGACCTCGTCGCGGCGGGCACCGACTGCGTCAAGCTGGCCACCAGCGGTGGCGTCACCTCTCCCCACGACCAGCCGGACTGGCTGGGCCTGCGGCCGGAGATGATCAGGGCGGCGGTCGAGGAGGCCGGGGCCTACGGCGGCCTCCCGGTCGCCGCGCACGCCATCGGGCGTCCCGGCATCGAGGCGGCCGTGCGGTCGGGGGTCACCAGCGTCGAGCACGGTTACGCCCTGGACGACGACCTGAGGGCGGAAATGGTGGACCGGGGCCAGTACCTCGTACCGACCCTGCTGGAGACGACGCAGGACCTCGACCCGGCGCGGACCTCGCCCTCCGCGTACGAGAAGGGGGTGCGCTGGCACCGGATCGCCCAGGAGTCAGTGGCCCGGTCGGCCGCGGCGGGCGTCCGTATCGCGATGGGTACGGACAGCGGTCTGGCGGTGGGGCACGGCCAGAACCTCCGGGAGCTCGGGCTGCTGGTGGACCTCGGGGGGCTGACCCCGATGGCCGCGATCGTCTCGGCGACCGGCGAGGCCGCCCGGCTGTGCGGTGTCGGCGAGCTGACCGGCACGCTGGAGGCCGGCAAGGCCGCCGACCTCGTGGTCACGGACGTCGATCCCCTGACCGACATCGCGGCACTCGGCGAGCCCTCCCACATCCTGGCGGTGGTGAAGGAGGGGCGGATCGCCATCGACCGGGCCGGTGTCCTCGGCACGGGCGTCCTTCCCGCGCTCCTGCACTGA